The nucleotide sequence CAGatataatttgaaattataatattCTAGTAGCGAATAgcaattaaagaaataaattccagatgtatttcaaaataaaaaataaaaaatagggtttttgatatttgaggTGGAATTTTGGACTCAGCGAGctagttatttttctcaaatttagaGTATATacgcctttttttttttatattcatgcttgtatcataaacatcataaacatcaaatattgaattttaagGTATACATTAAAAGTTCACAATTTAATANNNNNNNNNNNNNNNNNNNNNNNNNNNNNNNNNNNNNNNNNNNNNNNNNNNNNNNNNNNNNNNNNNNNNNNNNNNNNNNNNNNNNNNNNNNNNNNNNNNNATATATTCTAATCCATTTATCCCAATTTAcgtaacaatatttttttattagtctGGTGCAAAAGGAATAACATATGTAAAACCACAAGTTTGAAATTAAGGACTTAGTGCTGCACAAATATTGTACATATTTACGCTATATCACaggttttaaaaatatatttttttttaaatttcgtgtcaagtcaaattatgtcacataaattaaaacatgtaaaatagtGGACAGAGTTATTTGATATCTATTGCTATTAGTGGGAGGTGTAAAGTATATTCCGGGATATGGTCAAGGTTCACGGAGTTGGTCCAGAcaccacaattataaaaaaaaacatgtaaagtatatatatatatatatatatatatatatatatatatatatatatatatatatatatattatgggtAATGAATTCTTCATCATATTCCAACTACAAATTAAAAAGTATTTGAATAATATAAATGAAAGTCAACGTATATAAATTATTAGAAGGAATTTAGAGactaattcaaaagaaaatttgttaaTGTTGCATTAATAGtatttccatattattttaattaattatatactcATGTATTTATAAATTGTAAATTAGCAAAAATAAGATATCACAATATTATGCTTTTGTCTAAAATAAGATTCGACCTAACTCTAGgaaattttcatttattattcacTTCATAGAGTTGAAATAAATGAGATTTTATAAGAGTTGAAATATATCATCACACGTTTAAATCAAATCAATCAATTCAATGAAATAAAAGTATACTCTATATATAGCTAGGCGTTTCAACAAAAACTTAACTTATTagaaaatgtatttttatttatataatttatctatgatAAGCAGTCAGTTATTAATTAGCGGTTAAATCAAACTTTTAAATGAAGCTTTTTTCTTCAATCTTGGAAAttagaattttctaaattattgGCAAGTGTGTAAAACTTGCTAGTACAATTGTATTAAGCCATGAGATTTagttaattaattcaattaattgGGATTATTTATCTACGCAACATTTTAGCTAATTATATtacaatatgcatatatatatatgtacattacTTACAAGTTAGTACAAGttaatcaaaaattaaatataaagtgAAAAAGTCAATTCCCCTAGATTTAGTTTTCAAAACTAGCAACTTGCTAATATAATTAGATCTAAGTCTTGcagttttaattaattaataattttatttaactaATTGATCTAAACCTTTTAATTAATTCTTATAGCATTGATAGGATATAAAATTGTACATTACTTACAAGTTGCAACTTGATCAAAAGTTGAATATGAAGTGAAAAAGAATGGAATCCGATACGTTAACAAAAGAATAGAAAAGGCTTTGACTTAAAAATAGTCCATTCTCAATTGCTTTCTTGGTACTAATTGATAGGCACTTAGTTTTACAAAATTGACCCTTGAActcttatattaatttttttctataaatagaaatgGAAATTAACTCTTAGATAACCAATACTAATTTATTTTCCAATGGCAATATTTCAATTATGCTCCAACAATATTATGTTTCTCTTTATATTATGGATTTTCCCTATGCTATCAATTACTGCCAATTCTAATCCAAATGTAAGTATATTTTTCTCTAGGAATTTGTTCggtataaaggaaaatattttttatgaaataataaatcgTTGGCATATTATATTTATGCCCTCATTTAATTGTATGTCGCTCAAAAATGTAGTTGTAAGTGTATTGATagtgcaatatatcatattttcaagttactggtcgctttatttttattttttttacgaaCTATTAAATTTATATATTGTCAGTATAATTTTAatgtgttgcaacaaataactttccttatttattttttcatattatagtGGCATTGCAAGAAGCATTACAcattagctaattggttaaaccaTGGTGGTGATTTGTACAATCAAAGAAATGCGTATGGTGAAAAGAAAATTAACCCTATGAGTGCTTCAAAGCTGAGGTTAAAATGGGAATTCAAAGCCGGAAAAGATATAACGGCGACTCCAGCAATCTACGCTGGAATATTATATTTTCCTAGTTGGAATGGAAATATATATGCAGTTAGAGCTGACGATGGAGTTTTAGTATGGAAAAAAAGTATGGAAGAATTGACTGGAATTAGCGGAAAATTTAATGCATCGATAGTGGCAAATGTGACAAGTATAGTGGCAAGAGCAACACCGAGTGTTGTAAGTGATAGGGATATGGTGATTGTTTGTGTCTATGGACCAAGTTTGGCTCTTGCATTAAAAAGAAGTAATGGTGATCTTATTTGGAAAACAAAATTGGATAATCATCCTCTTAGTGTTGTTACTATGTCTGGGACATACTACAAGGGGTAAATTTTCAATTGTACTTTCTGATTTTACTGCTAGAACTAACATCACTATCATGATGAATATTGCTTAGCGAAATTTCTGACTTTACTGTTAGAACTAACATCACTATCATGATGAATGTTGTTTAGCGATAATTCAGACTTTACTGCTAGAACTAACATCACTAACGAATATGAATATTACTTAGCGAAATTTTTGACTTCAGCGCTAGCGTTAGCACAAGCCAATCCAAATTTGCATGTTTGCAGAGCTTTTTACGTGGGAGTCTCATCGCTAGAAGAAGGTGCTGAAGCCGACGAATGTTGTTATTTTCGCGGTAGCTTCCTCAAGTTAGATGTTAAAACTGGAAAAATCCTATGGAAAACCTTCATGCTGCCGGAGAATGGCGGTAAAAGTGGCGGTTATTCTGGCGCCGCGGTATGGGGAAGCAGCCCTTCCATTGATTCGCGAAGAAACCACGTCTACATTGCCACTGGAAACCTATATTCCGTCCCTAAACGCATCGAGGAATGTCAACAGGAGCAGAATCAACAGAACCATACGAATAATCCGACTCAACCCAACCCCTGTATCGAGCCTGAGAACCACTCTGACTCGATtttggctttggatttggattcaGGGAAGATCAAATGGTACAAACAACTTGGAGGATACGATGTTTTTATTCTAGCATGCTTAAATTCAACGAACCCTAATTGTCCACTTGGTCCCAACCTTGATTATGATTTCGGAGAAGCTCCGATGATGATAAGTGTGGTTGTTAATCAGACGAAGAAGGTAGACATTGTAGCTGCAGTGCAGAAGAGTGGAATTGCATGGGCACTGAAGCGTGATAATGGCGACATCTTATGGTCTACGGTAAGTACGTACTCTAAAACTTTTTTTTGGCTTCTGATCAGCTTGCGCTCACCTTTACTGTTCTATCTGATAGCATAGCGAACGCTTGATGCATGTATGCAGCAAGCAGGTCCTGGAGGTGTAAGCGGAGGAGGTATATGGGGATCAGCCACAGATACAAAGAGGGTATACACTGGCATAGCCAACAGCAATAACGTAAACTACACATTGTCTCCATCGACGAATGTGACCACAGGTGGAGCGTGGGTGGCGATGGATGCTAGAACAGGCGAAATCCAATGGACAACAGCAGTTCCAAACCGACGTAGATCAAACCCTGTGACTATTGCCAATGGTGTGTTGTTAGGTGGTGCAACGGATCCGCGAGGCCCTGTCTACGCCATTGACGCGAAAACAGGGAAGATATTGTGGTCGAATGAGACCGGTGCAACGGTATACGGGGGTGTGTCAGTGAGCAATGGTTGCTTTTATGTTGGCCATGGTTACAAGGTTAATTTAGGAGCCTTTAATCCTATCACCACTGGCGGAACTTCACTATTTGCCTACTGTGTATGTTGAAATGCCAAAGAATATTTATTGTATATTTGTAATGAATAACTGCATTTGTTGCAGcagaaaatatctaaataaagaaaCCTGTGTTCTCTCTAACAGCTTAAGAGCTTTTTTTTCCATCTAAATATTTACATTTTCGTTGTAGTTTGACAAATTGAAGGGAAGCCTTAGAATAACCAGTAAAGTTGCTACCACGTGACcaagaggtcatgggttcaagcctcgAAAACTACCTCTGGTAGAAATATAAGATAAGGCTGCGAACAATACACCCTTGTTATAGGGTCCTTCCCCGAACCCTGCGGATCGGGCTGACCTTTTTATTGTAGTTTGACAAATTGCAACACGTTGACCTTGCGCATATCGGGAGGTTTAGTGCATCGGTTGGTTCGGTTCGGTTGTATttattatcggtttggtttattgactttcggtttttaaatatgctaaaccaataataatttttttatcggtttttagtTTACctatttttagtccttaacggttcggttttcggtttaaccgataagaaaatactcataaaatagaaatagtagtaactaacatgaaaaaaaaattgaatcttagttgcaTGCAACCataaatcctacatgatgtgttttaatttacaagaatcttcaaatttaaacTAAATGttattaggagaaattaagagattgtataattgaaataatagtttgttaattggtagaaattaaagagaaatatatatatatttcttattgggttattggtttacccaataacccaataagaaaaaatcgaaccgaaccaataaccaaatatttttttcgataaaaccattaaaaaatctttaacccaataaaccaataacatttttatcggttcaatTTGATTTTTGCACACTCCTGGTTAGGCGAAAGGTCTAGGAGACCCTTGTACTTATCCCGGACGGTCATTCTAAGGGTTTCAAAGGGTTTAAGTGTTCGGTTGACTAAGTAGGAGGTCGGCGAGGACAAGTACAAAGATCTCCCAGGCCATTCGGCCAAAACTTATCTAAATTATAAGCTTGACATAATAAAACTTCATCTATACAATACCTCTATAAAATGTGAGATCGATAAGTTATTTAAGTTATAGTGTCGGttttaatctcaaaattataaTTATCGAATGTCCTGGTTTTCAACCAAACGACCCCAATTTTGCTTCACAAGATACTAtaaatacttttatttatttaattatatctaCAACAGAAGCAACCACCTATTAATCTGACTTttgaatattgaatttaatttgaGATTTAATTAATTGCATAAAATTATTAGAGTATTAATATAGAACTCATAAAATCGTAGGCCATATATATTATTGGTAAAAATTGACTTACTCAACCTATTAGTTAATTCTAACATGCATATAATTAAATTGTACATTACTTACAAGTTACAACTTAATCAAAAATTGAATATAATGTGAAAAGTCAACTCTTTTGgatttaatttacaaaattaataattattccCCTTGAACtcttataatataaataaattaactcTTAGAAAGAACCATAATTATACTGATTTATTTTCCCATGGCAATAATACTCCATCTATGCTCCAACAATATGATTCTCTTTATATTGTGGGTTTTCTTTATGCTTTCAATTTGTGTCAATTCTAATCCCAATGTAAGTATATGTTTCTATACTTCTttgcattgttttttttttcttgagccgAGAGTATGTAGAAAATCGTCTTTCTGCCTGCCTCTACTATGACGGTACGATCTGCGTGCACTGATCATATGTTGTTTAGTGTTGTATTTAAGTATATATTTCTCTAGAAGGACGGAGTCCTAGTTTCTGTTAGGCCGATCATTTTGTTGGCATCTCGTATTTATATCaggggcggatccaggattttcagtgagggggttcagtagtacatatacagACTAGTCGAAGGAGGTTCAGCCTCTagtatttatacataaaaaaaaaattaccatataaaaatagtataattttccgacgaagggggTTCAGATGAACCCCTGAAATACATGTACATCCGCCACTGGTCCTATTTTGCTATCGCTCGAGAATGTAGTTGTAGATAGCTCAATCTTAGAGGGTTATTGACTTCATTTTTCATCGATAACGTTACACCATATTACATATAGGATACACCGGTTCTTAAACCTTTTGTCTCGAgatattatttcaaatttatggGGTCATTGTTAGGTGTGGGCATttggtttgattgttgaatatcggtttggtttttcgattttcagattgatgaaaatgaaaatcataactaaaccaaaattatttcggtttggttcgattttttacaaattcggttcggttatttcggatttttatttcgattttaaagattaaagtagtgagcatttaaaactggtgatttttctagaaaaataatctttttttcaaacctatttttcattcccaaatataagtaattcaacatgcatgaaataaccataaatatcgacctcGCTGAGTCATCGCCATTGGCGTGACGGCAGTGGCCACACTCGGCAGCGACTGCCGACGGCAGTAACGAACTGAGCAAATGAACTGAGCAAACGACTGTCGTTGGcaatgttgaaatttcaaatgaattgacGAACTGAGGATGGTTGAGCGTTGTTGCAgccttcacgttaatgttagggtctaaagcaaagcaatatattaggatttagggttactaaatgattataatttatatgttatatcacattatattatatttttagtatatttacatatatgttaaattttatatatatatatatatattataatatattatgtatataatttTGGTTTATCGGTTTATTCGAATTCTTTTTCTGTAAATCCAAAAACCAAATTGTTtaatcaaatttctaaaatttgaaaccgaAA is from Capsicum annuum cultivar UCD-10X-F1 chromosome 5, UCD10Xv1.1, whole genome shotgun sequence and encodes:
- the LOC107871426 gene encoding polyvinylalcohol dehydrogenase; translated protein: MAIFQLCSNNIMFLFILWIFPMLSITANSNPNWHCKKHYTLANWLNHGGDLYNQRNAYGEKKINPMSASKLRLKWEFKAGKDITATPAIYAGILYFPSWNGNIYAVRADDGVLVWKKSMEELTGISGKFNASIVANVTSIVARATPSVVSDRDMVIVCVYGPSLALALKRSNGDLIWKTKLDNHPLSVVTMSGTYYKGAFYVGVSSLEEGAEADECCYFRGSFLKLDVKTGKILWKTFMLPENGGKSGGYSGAAVWGSSPSIDSRRNHVYIATGNLYSVPKRIEECQQEQNQQNHTNNPTQPNPCIEPENHSDSILALDLDSGKIKWYKQLGGYDVFILACLNSTNPNCPLGPNLDYDFGEAPMMISVVVNQTKKVDIVAAVQKSGIAWALKRDNGDILWSTQAGPGGVSGGGIWGSATDTKRVYTGIANSNNVNYTLSPSTNVTTGGAWVAMDARTGEIQWTTAVPNRRRSNPVTIANGVLLGGATDPRGPVYAIDAKTGKILWSNETGATVYGGVSVSNGCFYVGHGYKVNLGAFNPITTGGTSLFAYCVC